The DNA region TGTATATGAAGTTACATAACTATCATTGGTATGTGAAGGGTGGACAATTTTTTACCCTGCACGTAAAGTTTGAGGAGTTTTACAATGAAGCTGGATTGCATGTTGATGAATTAGCAGAACGATTGCTTTCAATCGGCGGAAACCCTGTAGCTACTATGAAGGAATGTCTTGAACTTTCATCTATCCAAGAAGCTAACGGTAACGAAACGGCAGATGAAATGGTTCAATCCATTATTAACGATTTCTCTATAATCATCGGCGAACTAAAAGAGGGTATGAGCTTAGCTGGTGAAAAGAATGATGAAACAACAGGTGATATGTTGCTTGCCATTCATTCGGGACTTGAAAAACATGTATGGATGCTGACTGCATTCCTAGGTAAATCCATCTGATTTAATTTTAGATAAAACAAAAAGGGGAAGACATCTTGAAATGTCTTCCCCTTTTTGTTTTATCTAATATAGAATCCCATTGGTAAAATTAGTCCAATGTATGTGACGAAAATACAGGTTAAAGCGATTAATATCCAGTGAATCCCAGTAGCCCTTCCATCTCCGCCTCTTACTAGAATCATCTCAAAGAAAGCAATCATCAGAATACCTAACACCGCTTTTAAAATGTATAGGAAGGTAATATTGAATACACTAAAGAATATAATACCGCCGCTTACGAGAAGTATAATATACATTACCCGAAGAATCATGTGAATAACTTTTGTGTTTTTTCCTGACTTTTGCATGAAAAAGGTGATCAAGAAAAAAATAATCGTTAGTACTATTGCTGTTAAATGTAAGTGTGTCAAAATATATCTCTCCTAAAGTTTATTATAATAATTAGCAAACTCCTCTCATTTGTAGGTTAAATCAAACCAATCATACCTACAATACTTTTCACACTATTTCCAAAAAAAGAAGAGATTATCCGCGGATAGTCTCTTCTTTCTTGTGACTGTATGCTATGAAAAATAAGCTGATTGTAATAATTGTAAATGCAATAAACGCTAACATCGGAATGGTAATAAAACCTAACCAGTTAATGTAATCCTTCGAGCACGGTACACCTGATGTACACATTTCAAACTGTTGCAAATAGGGTATCTTTTGTAAAACGGTATGATAGCCTGAAATGATCAATCCCGTGATTGACAACGGCAAAGCATATTTAGTTATTCCCTTATCATTTTGATAAAAAGCAATACCGAGTATGATTGCTAATGGATACATAAAAATTCGCTGATACCAGCACAAGGTACAGGCAATGTAATGAAGAACCTCACTAAAGTATAAACTTCCTATGGTTGCTATGAGTGCAGCTACCCAAGCAAGAAGGAGGGCTTTATTCATCCGCTTTTTCCTTTGACGCTTCTTCTACCATTTTATTTAAATCATCCATCGTTTCTCCCTCAAACTTCTTACCATTAACAAGCATCGTTGGTGTTCCAGTAACATTTAGCTGTTTAGCATATTCCTCATCCTTTTTCCAAGCATCATCCGCTTCTTTCGTATTGAAGTATGCGACTACCTTATTTACCTCTTCATCACCAGCAATTTCTGCTAATGTTTCAGTGAGAAATTCTTCAGTAAATACATCAATCTTTTCATACTGTAAATCTGCTGGCTGCTTCTGATAAATAAGTTCGTGGAATTCCCAGAAGGTATCATTTCCTAGTTCATGATAGACCGACTCTGCAAATTTTGCTGTACGGTTAGAATCAACATTAATAAATGGATAATGGAAATAATAAAACTTTGCTTTCCCTGTATCAACAAGATCTTTAACAATAGTCGGGACAACATTGTCAGCAAAGTTTTTGCAATTTGGACATTTGTAATCACCAAATTCTACAATTGAAACAGGTGCCGTTTCTTCACCTAAAAAAGGCTGATTATTATAATCAATGATATCTCCAGCCACTTGGTCAGAATTAGAATTACTTCTATCAATAAAGATTAACCCAACTATACCAATGGCTATTAAACCAATCACCCAAAATACAAATTTTGATGAATTTGCTTCTTTTTTTGAACTTTTTTTGCTTTTTGCCATGTCAAAACCCCTTATTTATTGTCATATTAAAGAAATTAATCTAGTACTGTAATACTAGATTAAATTTTACTAAATTTATTTGGTTATGCAAAATATAATGGCTTTTAAATCGCGAAAAATAATGGGAATATCCATTAGATAGATTACACATCAAACTTAAGTAAATAATGTTCTACTAACCACCATTGATTAAAAATACAATCCATAGGTTTTTTTATAAATAATTTATATCATGCCTAATAGCCCTAAGTAATGGATTGGATTCATTACTTAGGGCTTATTTCTAACAAATTCGAGATGATCCCAACTATATTTAGTAATAAAGAATTAAAGAATTGCAAAACTGTTTTGTGACTATATAATGGGGCCTTAAATAAATTTTTAATAAATTTGCCTTGATTATTTTGAAATTGAATAGAGTCATTATTAGATATGTTTATTTCCTATAATACTAAACTTTCTTTGCAGGTATGCCAAAAACAGTGGTATCTGCCTTTACCTGTTTAACGACAACACTACCTGCCCCAATCTTAGCAAAATCCCTTACCTTTACGCTTGGCATAATAACTGCGTGACTACCTAGAAATACCCCTGTACCTAGCTCTGTACAACCAGTTACATCAGAATGAGAATTAACCGTACAACCGTTACCAATTTTTGCGTCATGCCCAATTGTTACACCTAAGTTAAGCAACACGAAGTTTCCTATTTGAATATCACACGTCAATATGGCACGCGGACATACAACACACCCTTTACCCATTTTAACATTTTTTCCAACTAGAGCTGTTGGATGAATTAAGCTAATAAACCTAGCACCACGGTTCTCAAGTTCTTTAGCTACGGCAATCTTAGCCTTCGGGTCTGCAATTGCCATAACTAGAACATGATCGACTTCTGGCTGATACTCTTGTATCGTGCTTAATATGGGGAGATCATAATCATAACCGTCAAGAGCATCTAACCTATCACTAATAAAACCAATAGGCTCCCATTTGTCGTCTGAAAAATCAGGGAGCCAGCTAAATATCATCCTTGCCAGACCTCCAGCCCCTACAATGACCACTTTTTCCATCTTTAATCTCCCTTTACTTTTCAATGGGGTACACAATGAAAATTAAATTTCAACTAACTTGAGTTTATCTTGGATGAGTTTTAACAGTTCTCCAATAACTTTGCATTTCCGAAGTGCTTCATTTGAAACCGAAACCTGAAAATGTTCATCAACCATAACAATGACTGAAATAAGGGCTAAGGAGTCCCAATTCTCATTCTCATCTAATTGATAGTCACTAGTTAATTCCGACTTCTCAATTTCCAATAACTCCGCCAATTCAACTAAAAAATCTTCCATTTTCACTCTAATCATCCTCTCCTAATTTATTTAGTTCGATCTTTTTTGGTACAAGTTGTTCTATCTAGCCAGCAATAATATCTAATTGACTTAATTAGGGGTATGTTTCCTTAAGATAAAAATGTAACAATTTGATTAAAGAACAATTAAATGATCATATTTCACCATGGTTTTTCCTTCTTCATAGTCGCCTTTATTTTGTTCATTAGACTCCCCTTTAAGGTTGTTTATTATATTTTTAACGAAATTTTGCCCCATTTCATGTGCATGTAGATAACCCCCGCCAAATCTCGGATTAATTTCTGATATCATATAGCCATTCTCAGTCTTAAAACAATCAATATCTATTGGTCCAACTGGCTGTAGAGCAAATATTAATTTATCAATAACATGTTTTAACGATGAGTCTTTTACTGAAACGGATTTATCAGTTTCTCCAGCCCTCATCTTTATCTTTCTTTTCATGAATATATTAGTAGTTTTTTTAGTTAATATATCTATATAACAATCAACACCAAACTCTTCACCAGTAATAAAAGGCTGTACAATTAATTTCTGAGTCTCATCATGGAATAAGTTTAGTTCTTTAATGGAATTAACCTTACAGATTCCTATACTCGCACTACCATTATTCGGTTTTACAATTAAAGGGAATTGTATTTTGGAATTTTCTAGATCTCTTAAGACCTTATCAATTTCAATATAGGTTGGAACTGAAGGTATATCATTTTCTTTTAAAAATTCGGTTGTTAAATATTTGTCGTAACATAAATTGACAACTCTTTCATCTGAAACTATGACGCGAATTCCATGCTTTTCAAACTTTTCTTTATGACTAGCTAATAATGTTAATTCAGGGTCTATAAGAGACAAGACACCGTTGATTTTATATTTATTACAAAGGTTTTTAATTCGGTGGAAGTAATCAGGATGGTCAATACGAGGAACGACCTCATATATATCGGCATAGTGCAAGGCAGCTGCTGTTGGGTCACAGTCTATAGCCACAACTTTTCCATTAATTTTTTGAAGTTCCTTTTTAAAGTATTCTACTAATTTCACTCGGCGTCCAACACTACAAATTAGTATATTCATTTATAACTCCTTTGTTAATTACTTAAAAACAATAGATTTCCTCATTAAAAAATTGTCTTATCGTTTCCTTTTTACGCACTACAAAAAATTTATTTTGATCTGCTGCTATAATGCTAGGTCGTTCTTTAATAAATGGAGGATTAAAAACAATCGTGTATGCACCAACATTTTCAAATATTATATAATCATTTTTATGAGGCAGTTCAGCACTGATTTCATGTGCTAAATAATCCTTTTCCATACAGGTATATCCAACTATGTTAAAAAGTTGGTTTGCCTTTACATCCTCATTTTGTCTAATTATCCTCATTGGTAGATTATGTTTATGCATTGTTGGCTTTATATTATGAACACTCCCATCAACTAGCACAAAGTTTTTATCTCTAATTGTTTTGGTTTCTATTACTTTTGCTATAAAAATAAAAGCATTAGCTACCATCGCAATCCCAGGTTCTAATATTAAAGTTGGTTTTTTTTCAAAACTATCGAATTCAGTATTCATGATATGACAAATAGCTTCTGCATAATCATCAAAGGTTGGTACCCTTTTAGCAAAGGATTTTGGTAATTCACCATAAATACCTCCACCGATATCAATGTATTCTATGCTATGTAAACTATTCCCCTTTGCGATGTCACATATTTTTTGAGTAATTTTCCTAAATGACTCAACGTCTCTATTCCTTGTAGAAAAATGACCATGTAATCCTATTACTTTAATATTCTTTAAATCCCTTAACTTATTTAAGGAATACTGTAAATTCCCATTCTCTACACAAATACCGAACCTACTTACCTCATAACCTTCTTGAAGCTGACTAACCCCATTTTGAGAAATATCAAAATTAAGTCTAATCCCAATTTTTATTTGTTTATTTTGATTGTTTAAGGCATATTCTTTTACAAAATCTATCTCATAAATAGAATCAATATTAATGATACTTTCATTTTCTAGAGCAATATTTATATCATCTTGACTTTTTAAAGGACCATTAAATATTATTCTTTTTGGGTCTTCACCTATTTTGATTGCTAAATCGTACTCTAATCTTGAAACTACCTCAGAATATGCTCCTAGCTTAGACAACTCTTTACATAAAAATGGAAGATAGTTTGTTTTATATGAATATCCGATAATAAAGTTTTCGTATCTACTTTTAAATGCAACCTCGATTTTTTTGTAATTCTCTCTCAATTTATCTACGTTTAATACATAAAATGATGGACCAAACTCATTCTCTAATTTACTAATTGTTTTATAGTCAAACATTTTATTATCAGCATTAGTTAATGTTCTCATTGGACCATTCCCTCCACTATTCATATCTAATAAGGAATCCTGATTCGATAAAGTGCCTAGAAAAAATCAACTAATTTATAATAATTAAATCTTCATCCCTTTTGGCTAAACTACTTCTTCCGAATTTTACTTTATTTGCAAAGTAATCTACTACAATGTTATCTATGTTTTGGTCAAATTTCCTTGCGAAATAATGATCCGTTTCCTCAATAGATTTTATATCTTCCCTTGTTAAGTCCTGAGGGGAATTTCGCTCACTTAGAGTTTCACCCCATTTTAAAAACATTAAGTTATTATGAACTACATCCGTTTTATAGTGTGAATTCATAATCAATGTATGAAAAAAGCTTTCATCTGGTACTAAAGTATTTTCGAAAAATTTATAATACCATTCATTTTTTTCTAAAAACTCTATAATGTACTTTGCAACCTCAAATGGTATAGAAAACCACTGTGAACCTTTATAGAACGAATAATCTTTAGGCCATTTGTTTTTGTTAGGAGAAATATTTATTCCCTTACTATAAAATCTGAGAAGTATTCTTCTATAAACCCTTATCGGGTGAACTGCAGTATACCTTCTCCGTGTTACTTTTGGCCAATTAATCTTCATAAACCCTAAGGTTTCCTCACTCATTTTTCTAAAATTCATAAACACTTTATCTTTGTTAATCAATAAAAAATCCTTAAAACCATCTTTAACCAGCAAATCTTGACCGCTTCTTAAACAAACAAAATCATAATTGTTATTAGAAGCTAATACTTCTTTCAACAACAGAATAGTGGTATCTACCTGACTTATGTCACCCCATTCACAGACGATACTTTGTTGTAAAACTTTAACATTAGGGCTTTTTACTATTTTTTCAATATAATTTCCATAATTTCTTTTATCAATATGAATAAATACATCTGCTTGACCGTCAGAAATAAGTTGATTTATAAACTTATTCACTTGATCCGGATTTTTATGGATTTGTAAAATAAAAGCGGTACGCGGAGTAGAATTCATTTTCTTATCCCCTTTTTAAAAATAGCTGTTATTTCATTTAATGGACGAAATAACACTAAAAATCGAATGCCGCGGTAACCAATCTAGACTAATATTAGGATTATTCTAAAGAACACTTTAATTAATTTTAGTTCTCTATAACGAACAAGTCAATATCTTTCTTTACTATTAACGATTAGATACTTCTATAAATGGCTAGCATCCATTTGTCTTCTTAATATATTACTAAACATTCCTTGTTTTTCTTGAGCTAGTTGATTAAATTCACCCTTTTGAATAACTTTCCCTTGGTCAAGTACAATTACTTGGTCGGCATTACGAATTGTTGATAACCGATGAGCAATAACAATGATTGTCATTTTCCCTTTTAACCTGTCTAATGCCTCTTGTATCTTTGATTCATTTTCTGTGTCTAATGCGCTAGTTGCTTCGTCTAATACTAGTATCGATGGATTCCGTAATATTGCTCGTGCAAGAACCACCCGCTGGCGTTCTCCGCCTGACAATTTTATGCCCCTATCACCAATCAGTGTGTCAAGTCCTTGGGGAAGTTTTCTCACAAATTCTGCTGCCGAAGAGAAATCAAGTGCTTCCCACAGTTGATCATCACTTGCATTTTCACAAATTAATAATAGATTCTCTCTGATACTTGTATTAAAAAGGAAAGGGTCTTGTGGGACATAACTAATGGAACGTCTTAAAGATAAAAGGTTTTTTCCCGTCAGAGCAATATCGTCTAATAATACTTCTCCTTTTTCTGGATTGTTTAG from Neobacillus sp. FSL H8-0543 includes:
- a CDS encoding Dps family protein: MENQLASVLNKQISNWSVLYMKLHNYHWYVKGGQFFTLHVKFEEFYNEAGLHVDELAERLLSIGGNPVATMKECLELSSIQEANGNETADEMVQSIINDFSIIIGELKEGMSLAGEKNDETTGDMLLAIHSGLEKHVWMLTAFLGKSI
- a CDS encoding DUF1516 family protein, encoding MTHLHLTAIVLTIIFFLITFFMQKSGKNTKVIHMILRVMYIILLVSGGIIFFSVFNITFLYILKAVLGILMIAFFEMILVRGGDGRATGIHWILIALTCIFVTYIGLILPMGFYIR
- a CDS encoding disulfide oxidoreductase, with protein sequence MNKALLLAWVAALIATIGSLYFSEVLHYIACTLCWYQRIFMYPLAIILGIAFYQNDKGITKYALPLSITGLIISGYHTVLQKIPYLQQFEMCTSGVPCSKDYINWLGFITIPMLAFIAFTIITISLFFIAYSHKKEETIRG
- a CDS encoding DsbA family protein; this encodes MAKSKKSSKKEANSSKFVFWVIGLIAIGIVGLIFIDRSNSNSDQVAGDIIDYNNQPFLGEETAPVSIVEFGDYKCPNCKNFADNVVPTIVKDLVDTGKAKFYYFHYPFINVDSNRTAKFAESVYHELGNDTFWEFHELIYQKQPADLQYEKIDVFTEEFLTETLAEIAGDEEVNKVVAYFNTKEADDAWKKDEEYAKQLNVTGTPTMLVNGKKFEGETMDDLNKMVEEASKEKADE
- a CDS encoding acetyltransferase is translated as MEKVVIVGAGGLARMIFSWLPDFSDDKWEPIGFISDRLDALDGYDYDLPILSTIQEYQPEVDHVLVMAIADPKAKIAVAKELENRGARFISLIHPTALVGKNVKMGKGCVVCPRAILTCDIQIGNFVLLNLGVTIGHDAKIGNGCTVNSHSDVTGCTELGTGVFLGSHAVIMPSVKVRDFAKIGAGSVVVKQVKADTTVFGIPAKKV
- a CDS encoding acyl carrier protein, producing the protein MEDFLVELAELLEIEKSELTSDYQLDENENWDSLALISVIVMVDEHFQVSVSNEALRKCKVIGELLKLIQDKLKLVEI
- a CDS encoding ATP-grasp domain-containing protein encodes the protein MNILICSVGRRVKLVEYFKKELQKINGKVVAIDCDPTAAALHYADIYEVVPRIDHPDYFHRIKNLCNKYKINGVLSLIDPELTLLASHKEKFEKHGIRVIVSDERVVNLCYDKYLTTEFLKENDIPSVPTYIEIDKVLRDLENSKIQFPLIVKPNNGSASIGICKVNSIKELNLFHDETQKLIVQPFITGEEFGVDCYIDILTKKTTNIFMKRKIKMRAGETDKSVSVKDSSLKHVIDKLIFALQPVGPIDIDCFKTENGYMISEINPRFGGGYLHAHEMGQNFVKNIINNLKGESNEQNKGDYEEGKTMVKYDHLIVL
- a CDS encoding diaminopimelate decarboxylase, translating into MRTLTNADNKMFDYKTISKLENEFGPSFYVLNVDKLRENYKKIEVAFKSRYENFIIGYSYKTNYLPFLCKELSKLGAYSEVVSRLEYDLAIKIGEDPKRIIFNGPLKSQDDINIALENESIINIDSIYEIDFVKEYALNNQNKQIKIGIRLNFDISQNGVSQLQEGYEVSRFGICVENGNLQYSLNKLRDLKNIKVIGLHGHFSTRNRDVESFRKITQKICDIAKGNSLHSIEYIDIGGGIYGELPKSFAKRVPTFDDYAEAICHIMNTEFDSFEKKPTLILEPGIAMVANAFIFIAKVIETKTIRDKNFVLVDGSVHNIKPTMHKHNLPMRIIRQNEDVKANQLFNIVGYTCMEKDYLAHEISAELPHKNDYIIFENVGAYTIVFNPPFIKERPSIIAADQNKFFVVRKKETIRQFFNEEIYCF
- a CDS encoding beta-1,6-N-acetylglucosaminyltransferase; this translates as MNSTPRTAFILQIHKNPDQVNKFINQLISDGQADVFIHIDKRNYGNYIEKIVKSPNVKVLQQSIVCEWGDISQVDTTILLLKEVLASNNNYDFVCLRSGQDLLVKDGFKDFLLINKDKVFMNFRKMSEETLGFMKINWPKVTRRRYTAVHPIRVYRRILLRFYSKGINISPNKNKWPKDYSFYKGSQWFSIPFEVAKYIIEFLEKNEWYYKFFENTLVPDESFFHTLIMNSHYKTDVVHNNLMFLKWGETLSERNSPQDLTREDIKSIEETDHYFARKFDQNIDNIVVDYFANKVKFGRSSLAKRDEDLIIIN